In a genomic window of Pseudoliparis swirei isolate HS2019 ecotype Mariana Trench chromosome 20, NWPU_hadal_v1, whole genome shotgun sequence:
- the b3gnt2l gene encoding N-acetyllactosaminide beta-1,3-N-acetylglucosaminyltransferase 2 yields the protein MRHIQTLSALVLFITLFLIFFYSTLHLETAYSLKTGPEDLLEDPSLLEVPSLQKVPSLQEVQVHDRDGKAQSSKRERSPTPPPAVLNVSVSDGLRQVIPPNGAYWNRLLYSALRSLVKKENPLGRDSDWSLCRQTNPEHLQTNVHDFTSYPVLFQDFVQGMNCRSPPVLLNQPNKCISGEEKENNQTFLLFTIKSTPGNFEQRQAVRETWGREGVHQSGLRVHTVFLLGSSPTEDPDLTALLSFEAGHFGDLLQWDFHESLLNLTLKMNMFLQWTVRYCPAASFVFSGDDDVFVNTPTLLSYLQSLELPKASQLYAGQVISKASPLRDPKNKYYIPLSFYDGPYPAYAGGGGFIISGALLQRLYSTSRIIPFFPIDDVYAGMCFKALGVSPEANADFQTFDINEQDRENLCINKKLILIHRRSARQMKKLWKGIHNPLLTC from the coding sequence ATGAGACATATTCAAACCCTCAGTGCTTTGGTTCTCTTCATCACCTTGTTTCTGATCTTCTTCTACTCGACCCTACACCTAGAGACGGCCTACAGTCTCAAGACGGGACCAGAGGACCTCCTGGAGGATCCCAGTCTCCTGGAGGTCCCCAGCCTCCAAAAGGTCCCCAGCCTCCAAGAGGTCCAGGTCCATGACAGAGATGGGAAAGCACAGTCGTCCAAACGGGAGAGAtcccccactcccccccctgCTGTCCTCAATGTGTCTGTCTCCGACGGTCTCAGACAGGTCATCCCTCCAAACGGAGCCTACTGGAACCGCCTGCTGTACTCGGCCCTCAGGAGTCTGGTCAAGAAAGAAAATCCTTTGGGACGCGACTCTGATTGGTCTCTCTGCAGGCAGACGAATCCAGAGCACCTGCAGACCAACGTGCACGACTTCACCTCCTACCCGGTCTTATTTCAGGACTTTGTGCAGGGCATGAACTGCAGGTCCCCTCCAGTCCTGCTCAATCAACCCAACAAGTGCATCtctggagaagagaaggaaaacaacCAGACCTTTCTGCTTTTTACCATCAAGTCAACTCCTGGAAACTTTGAGCAGAGACAGGCGGTGCGGGAGACTTGGGGTCGAGAAGGGGTGCATCAGAGTGGCCTGAGGGTGCACACCGTGTTTCTGCTGGGTAGCTCCCCCACAGAGGACCCTGACCTCACTGCTCTACTGTCATTTGAAGCGGGACACTTTGGGGACCTGCTGCAGTGGGACTTCCATGAATCCCTCTTGAACCTGACGCTCAAAATGAACATGTTCCTCCAGTGGACGGTGAGATACTGTCCCGCAGCCTCTTTTGTGTTCAGCGGGGATGACGATGTCTTCGTCAACACGCCGACATTACTCAGCTACCTGCAGTCTCTGGAGCTTCCGAAGGCCTCGCAGCTGTACGCTGGACAAGTCATAAGCAAAGCCAGTCCCCTCAGGGACCCAAAGAACAAATACTATATTCCTCTGAGCTTCTATGACGGCCCATACCCTGCATACGCTGGTGGAGGTGGTTTTATCATCTCTGGAGCGTTGCTGCAACGCCTTTATTCCACTTCACGCATCATTCCTTTCTTCCCCATCGACGACGTCTACGCTGGGATGTGCTTTAAGGCTTTGGGGGTTTCTCCCGAGGCAAACGCAGACTTTCAGACTTTCGACATTAACGAGCAGGATCGTGAGAATCTGTGCATAAATAAGAAACTTATCCTGATTCACCGGCGCTCCGCACGTCAGATGAAGAAGTTGTGGAAGGGTATTCACAACCCCTTGTTGACTTGTTGA